A genomic stretch from Anaerolinea thermophila UNI-1 includes:
- a CDS encoding dihydrolipoamide acetyltransferase family protein, which yields MAETIKMPKLGFDMQEGTLVRWVRQEGEAVEKGQVLAEIETDKATVEVEASVSGIVHRHLVEQGAVVPVGTPIAIIAAPGETVAEEPVAGVLPAKNVEEAAEKEAVSLAQPSVSGEEQRIKASPLAKRLAKEHQVDLNAVQGSGPGGRIVRKDIEAYLAMIRTAVPQAVEVPIPTPSVSTSPAPSSGFTLPVWTAPESVPADETVPMDRLRQAIGRRMVDSKQNYPHFYITRSFNVEALMALREQINQVMPEGQKLTLNDFVIKAVALALRSYPNLNASISGNAILRHGRVNIGVAVAVEGGLLTVVCKDADQKPLRVISSEIRDMVSRARQGKVRPEDIEGSTFSISNLGMFDVENFMAIINPPESGILAVGAAQKVPVVVGDEIKTGLRMKATLSADHRVTDGAEAAQFMQVLARYLENPILLLV from the coding sequence ATGGCTGAGACCATTAAGATGCCCAAATTGGGCTTTGACATGCAGGAAGGGACACTGGTTCGTTGGGTCAGGCAAGAAGGCGAAGCCGTTGAAAAAGGACAGGTGCTGGCAGAAATTGAAACAGATAAGGCAACTGTCGAGGTTGAAGCCAGTGTGAGCGGAATTGTTCATCGTCATCTGGTAGAGCAAGGGGCTGTTGTTCCGGTTGGGACGCCTATTGCCATTATTGCGGCCCCCGGCGAAACGGTTGCCGAAGAGCCGGTGGCAGGTGTTTTGCCTGCTAAAAATGTAGAGGAAGCGGCTGAAAAAGAAGCCGTTTCTCTGGCACAGCCATCTGTCAGTGGTGAAGAGCAACGCATCAAAGCCTCGCCTTTAGCCAAGCGTCTGGCAAAAGAGCATCAGGTGGACTTGAACGCGGTGCAGGGAAGTGGCCCTGGTGGGAGAATTGTGCGTAAAGATATCGAAGCCTACCTGGCAATGATAAGAACGGCGGTGCCCCAGGCTGTGGAGGTACCGATTCCGACTCCCTCTGTGTCTACATCACCAGCCCCTTCCTCAGGTTTTACTCTACCGGTATGGACTGCCCCGGAGAGCGTTCCAGCGGATGAGACTGTTCCCATGGATCGGTTGCGCCAGGCGATTGGGCGTCGTATGGTGGATTCAAAGCAGAACTACCCGCATTTTTATATTACTCGTTCGTTCAATGTTGAAGCCCTGATGGCTTTGCGAGAGCAAATTAATCAGGTTATGCCAGAAGGGCAAAAATTAACGCTGAACGATTTTGTGATCAAGGCGGTTGCATTGGCTTTGAGAAGTTATCCTAACCTGAACGCTTCGATTTCCGGGAATGCCATTCTCCGACATGGACGCGTGAATATTGGGGTGGCAGTGGCCGTAGAGGGTGGTTTGCTCACTGTGGTATGTAAAGATGCGGACCAGAAGCCATTGAGAGTCATTTCTTCAGAAATTCGGGATATGGTTTCTCGTGCCAGACAGGGAAAAGTACGCCCTGAGGATATTGAGGGCTCGACTTTTTCTATCAGCAACCTTGGCATGTTCGATGTCGAAAACTTTATGGCGATTATTAATCCCCCAGAAAGTGGTATTCTTGCAGTGGGAGCGGCTCAAAAAGTGCCGGTTGTGGTTGGCGACGAAATTAAAACCGGTCTCCGGATGAAAGCTACCCTTTCGGCAGATCATCGCGTGACCGACGGTGCTGAAGCCGCGCAGTTCATGCAGGTACTGGCTCGTTATCTGGAAAATCCTATCTTGCTTCTGGTTTAG